A section of the Branchiostoma lanceolatum isolate klBraLanc5 chromosome 19, klBraLanc5.hap2, whole genome shotgun sequence genome encodes:
- the LOC136425424 gene encoding membrane progestin receptor gamma-B-like — translation MWSELKVWTTELLHIDDIPHHYREHCIVHGYRKPKSTATDCVLSLFQLTNETLNFWTHFVPFWYFIWRLVAVSYDFDFWVDPYTWPLLVFMLSCCAYPITSSMAHCFNCMSDRAQHISYFMDYGALSLYSLGSGIAYHAYVFPDAFIGSWFDEVFLRVAAALAVGCTLLSCTSRFEDRPKMRKAMRILSFSLPYIFNSIPLCYRVFLCHGEGCSHNEAVIIYYWMLFFSFLTPFLYATHIPEVLAPGRFDLIGHSHQLFHVTGIIATNFQISGVLTDLQMRREFLNTVRPQPMEFWDNIGLMSLVLVENLLIILFFTLSLYVEKPTWLKARVQGLKVKGD, via the exons ATGTGGAGCGAACTGAAAGTTTGGACGACAGAGTTACTCCACATTGATGACATCCCTCACCATTACCGCGAGCACTGCATCGTACACGGCTACCGGAAACCGAAAAGTACAGCCACGGACTGCGTACTCAGTCTCTTCCAACTGACCAACGAGACACTGAACTTCTGGACTCACTTCGTGCCATTCTGGTACTTCATTTGGCGACTGGTCGCCGTTTCCTACGACTTCGATTTCTGGGTCGACCCGTACACATGGCCGCTTCTTGTCTTCATGCTGTCGTGCTGCGCGTACCCGATCACCAGTAGTATGGCGCACTGCTTCAACTGTATGTCCGACCGGGCGCAACACATCTCGTACTTCATGGACTATGGTGCGCTAAGCCTCTACAGCCTCGGCTCGGGGATAGCGTACCACGCTTACGTCTTCCCGGATGCGTTCATTGGCTCGTGGTTTGACGAGGTGTTCTTGAGAGTTGCCGCGGCTCTCGCGGTGGGCTGTACGCTGTTGTCGTGCACATCGCGGTTTGAAGATCGCCCGAAGATGAGGAAAGCGATGAGAATCCTGTCCTTCTCTCTACCCTACATCTTTAACAGCATTCCACTCTGCTACAGG GTGTTCTTGTGCCATGGGGAGGGGTGCAGTCACAACGAGGCTGTCATTATCTACTACTGGATGCTGTTCTTCTCCTTCCTCACTCCATTCCTCTATGCTACGCACATCCCAGAAGTCCTCGCTCCAG GGAGGTTTGACCTCATCGGGCACAGCCACCAGCTCTTCCACGTGACCGGGATCATCGCGACCAACTTCCAGATTTCCGGCGTGCTCACGGACCTGCAGATGCGCCGAGAATTCCTCAACACTGTGAGACCGCAACCCATGGAATTCTGGGATAACATCGGCCTGATGTCGCTAGTCCTGGTTGAAAACCTGTTGATCATTCTTTTCTTCACTCTATCTCTCTATGTAGAGAAACCAACATGGCTGAAGGCCAGAGTTCaggggttaaaggtcaaagGAGATTGA